In Pseudomonadota bacterium, the following are encoded in one genomic region:
- a CDS encoding TraR/DksA C4-type zinc finger protein, producing MKKKERDKFERILLEKRMRLLVNARQTLDSEMTLDQADLADEMDLASSEYLQSFQFRLRGRERTFLSKIDKALKKLNDGTFGVCEECGEEIHTKRLEARPETNLCIKCKEEQEREESQFGDE from the coding sequence ATGAAGAAAAAAGAGCGGGACAAGTTCGAGAGGATACTGCTCGAGAAGCGGATGAGGCTGCTCGTCAACGCGCGACAGACGCTCGATTCGGAGATGACTCTCGATCAGGCCGATCTGGCGGACGAGATGGATCTCGCGTCGAGCGAGTACCTCCAGTCGTTCCAGTTCCGCCTGCGCGGACGGGAGCGCACGTTCCTGTCGAAAATCGACAAGGCGCTCAAGAAGCTCAACGACGGGACGTTCGGCGTGTGCGAGGAGTGTGGAGAGGAGATCCACACGAAACGCCTCGAGGCCCGCCCGGAGACCAACTTGTGCATCAAGTGCAAGGAGGAGCAGGAGCGCGAGGAGTCCCAGTTCGGCGACGAGTGA